In Cyprinus carpio isolate SPL01 chromosome B7, ASM1834038v1, whole genome shotgun sequence, a genomic segment contains:
- the marveld3 gene encoding LOW QUALITY PROTEIN: MARVEL domain-containing protein 3 (The sequence of the model RefSeq protein was modified relative to this genomic sequence to represent the inferred CDS: inserted 2 bases in 1 codon): protein MPESSRHHHTRDTEYSSRDRRDEYREDRRTPDREDRPRSHREKQRYADTQRDPRVHEATRYHSQGVPSYTETSSSYYDDSQPYHQTLYNLRYFTTSRGICQAMEFVLSLLIIICAGVNHSNSGRYRDIASLGGLYQYYYGGANAFTGAEAQKVQRLDDQFYQLKLPPYVYSMACGGALMLYACATLALGVFRMPYRFPPLLLAEALLDVLIGLGFIPAIAFFYFMMLEVFYRNXICVERGEMFRGEGVRGFECNLNGADIAGGLFGVLGIIIFPISAVLAIRAFIRVRKMKQRPTEDNNL, encoded by the exons ATGCCAGAATCAAGCCGGCACCATCACACAAGGGACACAGAGTACTCCAGTCGAGACAGGAGAGATGAGTACAGAGAGGACAGGAGAACACCTGATAGAGAGGACAGACCTCGGAGCCACAGGGAGAAACAACGATATGCTGACACACAGAGAGACCCCCGTGTGCACGAGGCCACCCGTTATCACAGTCAGGGAGT GCCCAGTTACACCGAGACATCATCTTCATACTATGATGACAGTCAGCCCTACCATCAGACACTTTACAACCTAAGATACTTCACAACTAGCAGAG GCATCTGTCAGGCCATGGAATTCGTCTTAAGCTTGTTGATTATCATCTGTGCTGGAGTGAACCACAGTAACTCGGGTCGGTATCGGGATATCGCCAGCTTAGGCGGTTTGTACCAGTACTACTACGGAGGAGCCAACGCATTCACCGGAGCCGAGGCGCAGAAGGTCCAGCGGCTCGACGACCAGTTCTACCAGCTCAAACTGCCCCCTTACGTCTACAGCATGGCCTGCGGCGGGGCGCTGATGCTTTACGCTTGTGCCACGCTGGCCCTCGGAGTGTTTCGCATGCCCTACCGTTTCCCTCCTCTGCTGCTGGCTGAAGCCCTGCTCGATGTGCTCATAGGTCTCGGTTTTATTCCTGCCATCGCTTTCTTCTACTTCATGATGCTGGAGGTGTTCTACAGAAA CATATGTGTAGAGAGGGGGGAGATGTTTAGAGGAGAAGGTGTCAGAGGATTCGAGTGCAATCTCAACGGGGCGGACATAGCTGGAGGCTTGTTTGGGGTTCTGGGGATTATTATATTCCCCATAAGCGCTGTGTTGGCCATCAGAGCTTTCATAAGAGTGCGGAAGATGAAGCAGAGGCCGACAGAAGACAACAACCTGTGA